Proteins from a single region of Synechococcus sp. WH 8109:
- a CDS encoding Dps family protein, with protein MPIATLNTGISIEGRKAVANGLSNVLADTFCLYEKTHGFHWNVTGPMFQTLHLMFMEQYTELWNSIDVIAERIRALGEYAPFGGDAMKRLTIISDSPLHPRAMEMVNELMKGHESVCRTVRVTLNLAEEAEDHPTIDLLTERLLAHEKTAWMLRSLLEEEDVEAVQ; from the coding sequence ATGCCTATCGCCACACTAAATACCGGGATCAGCATTGAAGGAAGAAAAGCAGTTGCGAATGGACTATCAAATGTCCTGGCAGACACTTTCTGTCTGTACGAAAAAACACATGGATTTCATTGGAATGTGACAGGCCCGATGTTTCAGACCTTGCACCTAATGTTCATGGAGCAATACACTGAACTTTGGAACTCTATTGACGTAATTGCAGAAAGAATTCGCGCGCTAGGCGAATATGCACCATTTGGCGGAGATGCAATGAAAAGATTGACCATAATCTCAGACTCTCCTTTGCATCCTCGAGCGATGGAGATGGTAAACGAGCTCATGAAGGGGCATGAGTCTGTTTGCAGAACTGTGCGCGTAACACTCAATCTTGCCGAAGAGGCAGAAGACCATCCAACTATTGACTTATTAACTGAAAGACTTTTAGCTCACGAAAAAACTGCATGGATGCTCAGAAGCCTCTTGGAAGAAGAGGATGTTGAAGCCGTACAGTGA
- a CDS encoding AAA family ATPase — MTCSRFQRGWLAGDLIASRTLTLMVALQKVGKSAVVCNILGEIAKGRGEFLERFTLTPPCPKVIIVGTDQPLAD; from the coding sequence ATGACCTGTTCCAGATTCCAGAGGGGTTGGCTGGCTGGGGACCTCATTGCATCGCGCACCCTGACGCTGATGGTTGCCCTTCAGAAGGTCGGTAAGTCCGCTGTGGTGTGCAACATCCTTGGCGAAATAGCCAAGGGCAGAGGTGAGTTCCTTGAACGCTTCACCCTGACTCCGCCATGCCCAAAGGTGATCATCGTTGGCACCGATCAACCCCTTGCTGATTGA
- a CDS encoding AAA family ATPase, producing MVRKDLDNYKTCDPVVKLYTREHGLHLDEAGIEKITADCEANPGAVLVLDAFLSLIQPLGLDSDSEGAVEPLQNLLESIAPFNITTVLLHHSSKSRAHERASNAAAGRGLGRMASHVVNLHWLNPDNKEDQRVRLTTEGRSSRSVDCVIEQVDRAIWSMHGDSSTISEQLDLSKVRAKLSERHSNVLSLVEQHWMLTDRAIEPGEVAEQMAEELGNNARQKALQALDALANKRLVEKLTRSDHKRGKVVSFQPLKGQLPESWRCA from the coding sequence ATGGTTCGCAAAGACCTGGACAACTACAAGACCTGCGACCCCGTTGTGAAGCTCTACACCCGTGAACACGGGCTGCATCTTGATGAGGCAGGGATTGAGAAAATCACTGCTGACTGCGAAGCCAACCCTGGGGCAGTGCTGGTCCTGGATGCCTTCCTGTCGCTGATTCAACCGCTTGGTTTGGACTCCGACAGTGAAGGTGCTGTGGAGCCTCTTCAGAACCTGCTGGAGAGCATTGCACCGTTCAACATCACCACGGTGTTGCTGCACCACAGTTCCAAGTCACGGGCACATGAACGTGCCTCCAATGCAGCAGCAGGTAGAGGTCTCGGCAGGATGGCGAGTCATGTGGTGAACCTGCATTGGCTCAACCCTGACAACAAGGAAGATCAACGGGTGCGCCTCACCACTGAAGGTCGCAGCAGTAGGTCAGTGGACTGCGTGATCGAACAGGTTGACCGTGCCATTTGGTCAATGCACGGCGACAGCAGCACCATCAGCGAACAGCTGGACCTCAGCAAAGTTCGGGCAAAACTCAGCGAACGTCACAGCAACGTGCTGTCGCTGGTGGAACAGCACTGGATGCTCACTGACCGCGCCATTGAGCCTGGTGAGGTTGCTGAACAAATGGCTGAGGAGCTGGGGAACAACGCACGTCAGAAGGCGCTACAGGCGCTTGATGCGTTGGCCAACAAAAGGCTGGTGGAGAAGCTCACCCGCTCAGACCACAAACGCGGAAAGGTGGTTTCCTTTCAACCGCTGAAAGGCCAACTGCCTGAAAGCTGGAGGTGTGCCTGA
- a CDS encoding Ig-like domain-containing protein yields MRLYEWNGSAWVQRGSDIDGEAAFDYSGSSVSLSSDGSVVAIGAFQNDGNGSNSGHVRLYEWNGSAWVQRGSDIDGEAAFDYSGSSVSLSSDGSVVAIGAYGNDGNGDSSGHVRLYEWNGSAWVQRGSDIDGEAARDFIGSSVSLSSDGSVVALGADWNDGNGSNSGHVRLYAWNGSAWVQRGNDIDGEAANDASGDSVSLSSDGSVVAIGAYGNDGNGNGSGHTRLYEWNGSAWIQRGSDIDGEAAGDESGRSVSLSADGSIVAISAWFNDGNGDKSGHVRIFDVSIPTIAISSDVSSLKAGETAALTFTLSEASTDFVESDVTVSGGSLSNWTAASSTVYTATFTPTADSTTNGVVSVASSKFSDSAGNTNNDGSDSNNTVTLSVDTVRPTIAISSDVSSLKAGETAALTFTLSEASTDFVESDATVSGGSLSNWTAVSSTVYTAAFTPTADSTTNGVVSVASSKFSDSAGNTNNDGSDSNNTVTLSVDTVRPTIAISSDVSSLKAGETAALTFTLSEASTDFVESDATVSGGSLSNWTAVSSTVYTATFTPTPDSTTNGVISVASNQFSDAAGNTNNDGSDSNNTVTLSVDTVRPTIAISSDVSSLKAGETAALTFTLSEASTDFVESDATVSGGSLSNWTAVSSTVYTAAFTPTADSTTDGVISVASSKFSDSAGNTNNDGTDANNSVTLSVDTVRPTIAISSDVSSLKAGETAALTFTLSGAATNFIESDVVVSGGSLSNWTAASSTVYTATFTPTPDSTTNGVISVASNQFSDAAGNTNNDGSDSNNTVTLSVDTVRPTISVAINDGGDGRLNASEDSSVAISGTTSGAVDGQTVSINISSSGGGTPINTTASVNTNVYSLSNLDLSSLNDGTLTVTADVSDLAGNAATQATDTTSKDTAAPTIAISSDVSSLKAGETAALTFTLSEASTDFVESDATVSGGSLSNWTAVSSTVYTATFTPTPDSSTNGVISVASNQFSDAAGNTNNDGSDANNSVTLSVDTVRPTIAISATYNASSGALAVTGANLTANSGADNDIDVSKLTITGEGSNTYTLTSGDVELTSATAFFITLNAADQLQLAGLLNKNGISSGGGTTYNIAAALNWNPGASSSPADSAGNAITVSNVAAPSLSSATYNDSTGVLTLSGSNLPAYPGASNDIDVSKLTITGGSGSTYTLTTGDVELTSATAAIITLNSTDQTNLDSLLNQNGTASTQGTTYNIAAADDWAPGADSSTDIADITGNAITVIAIKPTISVAINDGGDGRLNASEDSSVAISGTTSGAVDGQTVSINISSSGGGTPINTTASVNTNVYSLSNLDLSSLNDGTLTVTADVSDLAGNAATQATDTTSKDTAAPTIAISSDVSSLKAGETAALTFTLSEAATDFVESDVVVSGGSLSNWTAASSTVYTATFTPTADSSTNGVISVASNQFSDAAGNTNNDGSDANNSVTLSVDTVSPTIAISSDVSSLKAGETAVLTFNLSKASTDFVESDVTVSGGSLSNWTAASSTVYTATFTPIADSTTNGVVSVASSKFSDAAGNTNNDGSDANNSVTITVDTTPALNYSELIDIKWLENRVSDDKLVHYAFYGDDTVTSGNYSPVDLSDGWTFSLTGYNHSSEQELFIDSIFQRLDPLLSIDFIRADDYQHADIIIYRSSYNSYMNDTLGWSNEGFGGGFCGYSNNWRKEVVWRDIYENDSFLSLEKGVIVHEIGHALSLNHPGGDGYNPAWNQADSIMSYNNGYIGNGLYYEWYSDLDIQALQSIWGVEEDSTRPTIAISSDVSSLRAGETAALTFTLSEASTDFVESDVSISGGSLSNWTAVSSTVYTATFNPTADSTTDGVISVASSKFSDAAGNTNNDGVDANNTVTLSVDTVRPTIAITSDVSSLKAGETSALTFTLSEASTNFIESDVTLSGGSLSNWTAVSSTVYTATFTPTADSTTNGVISVASSKFSNSSTNNNNDGDDANNTVTLTVDTVRPSILISAATSSVERGGTTTITFTLSEKSLNFGLEDVDVSNGKLVSWSEISSNKYTAVFEQSDILDAEIVVSANSFTDIALNPNVNIERQGILASIPYVYRLRNDISGKYLFSSNQVEIDIITGMDWTNEGIAYKSPPQSLTKTSSLHRYSMNGEGHFYTANEYEKGIIDSTMSWQYEGVAFTVYSHEQVLPEVNTVAVKRYLNTESNIHLYSTSSYEQGILNASPEWVYEGIAWYGETV; encoded by the coding sequence GTGCGCCTCTACGAATGGAATGGCAGCGCCTGGGTGCAACGCGGCAGCGATATCGATGGAGAAGCTGCATTTGACTACAGCGGCAGTTCGGTCTCGCTTTCAAGCGACGGCAGCGTCGTCGCCATTGGCGCATTCCAGAACGACGGCAATGGCAGCAATTCAGGCCATGTGCGCCTCTACGAATGGAATGGCAGCGCTTGGGTGCAACGCGGCAGCGATATCGATGGAGAAGCTGCATTTGACTACAGCGGCAGTTCGGTCTCGCTTTCAAGCGACGGCAGCGTCGTCGCCATTGGCGCATACGGCAACGACGGCAATGGCGACAGTTCAGGCCATGTGCGCCTCTACGAATGGAATGGCAGCGCTTGGGTGCAACGCGGCAGCGATATTGATGGAGAAGCTGCACGAGACTTCATCGGCAGTTCGGTCTCGCTTTCAAGCGACGGCAGCGTCGTCGCCTTGGGCGCTGATTGGAACGATGGCAATGGCAGCAATTCAGGCCATGTGCGCCTCTACGCATGGAATGGCAGCGCTTGGGTGCAACGTGGCAACGATATTGATGGAGAAGCTGCAAATGATGCGAGCGGCGATTCGGTCTCACTTTCAAGCGACGGCAGCGTGGTCGCCATTGGCGCATACGGCAACGACGGCAATGGCAACGGTTCAGGCCACACACGCCTTTACGAATGGAATGGCAGCGCTTGGATTCAACGCGGCAGCGATATTGATGGAGAAGCTGCAGGAGACGAGAGCGGCCGGTCTGTTTCGCTATCTGCTGACGGCAGCATCGTTGCCATTAGCGCCTGGTTCAACGACGGCAATGGCGACAAATCAGGCCATGTACGGATTTTTGATGTATCAATTCCCACCATTGCCATCAGCTCTGATGTCTCCTCTTTAAAGGCTGGTGAAACAGCGGCACTGACATTCACCCTCTCAGAAGCCTCAACCGATTTCGTTGAATCCGATGTCACTGTTTCTGGTGGATCGCTTTCCAACTGGACCGCTGCTTCCAGCACCGTTTACACAGCTACGTTCACGCCAACAGCAGATAGCACCACAAATGGTGTCGTTTCGGTTGCCAGTTCAAAGTTCTCGGATTCAGCAGGCAATACCAATAACGATGGCTCTGATTCAAATAACACTGTCACCCTCAGTGTTGATACTGTCAGGCCCACCATTGCTATTAGCTCTGATGTCTCCTCTTTAAAAGCTGGTGAAACAGCGGCACTGACATTCACCCTTTCAGAAGCATCCACCGATTTCGTTGAATCCGATGCCACTGTCTCTGGTGGATCACTTTCTAACTGGACTGCTGTTTCCAGCACTGTTTACACAGCTGCGTTCACGCCAACAGCAGATAGCACCACAAATGGTGTCGTTTCGGTTGCCAGTTCAAAGTTCTCGGATTCAGCAGGCAATACCAATAACGATGGCTCTGATTCAAATAACACTGTCACCCTCAGTGTTGATACTGTCAGGCCCACCATTGCTATTAGCTCTGATGTCTCCTCTTTAAAAGCTGGTGAAACAGCGGCACTGACATTCACCCTTTCAGAAGCATCCACCGATTTCGTTGAATCCGATGCCACTGTCTCTGGTGGATCACTTTCTAACTGGACTGCTGTTTCCAGCACCGTTTACACAGCTACGTTCACGCCAACACCAGATAGCACCACAAATGGAGTGATCTCTGTTGCATCAAATCAATTCTCTGATGCTGCCGGCAATACCAATAACGATGGCTCTGATTCAAATAACACTGTCACCCTCAGTGTTGATACTGTCAGGCCCACCATTGCTATTAGCTCTGATGTCTCCTCTTTAAAAGCTGGTGAAACAGCGGCACTGACATTCACCCTTTCAGAAGCATCCACCGATTTCGTTGAATCCGATGCCACTGTCTCTGGTGGATCACTTTCTAACTGGACTGCTGTTTCCAGCACTGTTTACACAGCTGCGTTCACGCCAACAGCTGACAGCACCACAGACGGTGTGATCTCAGTCGCGAGTTCGAAGTTTTCTGATTCAGCCGGCAATACCAACAATGATGGAACTGATGCCAATAACTCTGTCACCCTCAGTGTTGATACTGTCAGGCCCACCATTGCTATTAGCTCTGATGTCTCCTCTTTAAAAGCTGGTGAAACAGCGGCACTGACATTCACCCTCTCAGGAGCTGCCACTAACTTCATCGAATCCGATGTTGTCGTTTCTGGTGGCTCCCTCTCCAACTGGACCGCCGCTTCCAGCACCGTTTACACAGCTACGTTCACGCCAACACCAGATAGCACCACAAATGGAGTGATCTCTGTTGCATCAAATCAATTCTCTGATGCTGCCGGCAATACCAATAACGATGGCTCTGATTCAAATAACACTGTCACCCTCAGTGTTGATACTGTCAGGCCCACCATTTCTGTTGCCATCAACGACGGTGGTGATGGGCGTCTCAACGCTTCAGAAGATTCCTCCGTCGCCATCTCTGGCACCACCTCTGGCGCAGTAGACGGTCAAACCGTTTCCATCAACATCTCTTCCTCTGGTGGCGGCACTCCCATCAACACCACCGCCAGCGTCAACACCAACGTCTATTCACTCTCCAATCTCGATCTCTCTTCCCTGAACGACGGCACACTCACCGTCACAGCCGATGTCAGCGACTTAGCCGGCAATGCAGCAACACAGGCCACAGATACCACCAGCAAAGACACAGCAGCTCCCACCATTGCTATTAGCTCTGATGTCTCCTCTTTAAAAGCTGGTGAAACAGCGGCACTGACATTCACCCTTTCAGAAGCATCCACCGATTTCGTTGAATCCGATGCCACTGTCTCTGGTGGATCACTTTCTAACTGGACTGCTGTTTCCAGCACCGTTTACACAGCTACGTTCACGCCAACACCAGATAGCAGCACAAATGGAGTGATCTCTGTTGCATCAAATCAATTCTCTGATGCTGCAGGTAATACCAATAACGACGGATCTGATGCCAATAACTCTGTCACCCTCAGTGTTGATACTGTCAGGCCCACCATTGCTATCAGCGCCACCTACAACGCTTCCTCCGGAGCCCTCGCCGTCACCGGCGCCAATCTCACTGCCAATTCAGGCGCCGATAACGATATCGACGTCTCCAAACTCACCATTACCGGAGAAGGCAGCAACACCTACACCCTTACCTCCGGCGACGTTGAACTCACCTCAGCCACCGCCTTCTTCATCACCCTCAACGCCGCCGATCAACTGCAGCTCGCCGGCCTGCTCAATAAAAACGGTATCTCTTCCGGTGGCGGCACTACCTACAACATCGCCGCTGCTCTGAACTGGAATCCAGGCGCCAGTTCCTCTCCAGCCGACAGCGCCGGCAATGCCATAACCGTCTCCAATGTCGCCGCGCCAAGCCTCAGCTCTGCCACCTACAACGATTCCACCGGGGTTCTGACTCTCAGCGGCAGCAACCTGCCCGCATATCCCGGCGCCAGCAATGACATCGATGTCTCCAAGCTCACTATCACCGGTGGCTCCGGCAGCACGTACACCCTCACCACTGGTGACGTTGAACTGACATCGGCGACAGCCGCAATCATCACCCTCAACAGCACCGATCAGACCAACCTCGACTCCCTGCTCAACCAGAACGGCACCGCCTCAACCCAAGGGACCACCTACAACATCGCCGCTGCTGATGACTGGGCACCAGGCGCTGACAGCAGCACCGACATCGCCGATATCACCGGCAACGCCATCACTGTTATCGCCATCAAACCCACCATTTCTGTTGCCATCAACGACGGTGGTGATGGGCGTCTCAACGCTTCAGAAGATTCCTCCGTCGCCATCTCTGGCACCACCTCTGGCGCAGTAGACGGTCAAACCGTTTCCATCAACATCTCTTCCTCTGGTGGCGGCACTCCCATCAACACCACCGCCAGCGTCAACACCAACGTCTATTCACTCTCCAATCTCGATCTCTCTTCCCTGAACGACGGCACACTCACCGTCACAGCCGATGTCAGCGACTTAGCCGGCAATGCAGCAACACAGGCCACAGATACCACCAGCAAAGACACAGCAGCTCCCACCATTGCTATTAGCTCTGATGTCTCCTCTTTAAAAGCTGGTGAAACAGCGGCACTGACATTCACCCTCTCAGAAGCTGCCACTGATTTCGTTGAATCCGATGTTGTCGTTTCTGGTGGCTCCCTCTCCAACTGGACCGCCGCTTCCAGCACCGTTTACACAGCTACGTTCACGCCAACAGCAGATAGCAGCACAAATGGAGTGATCTCTGTTGCATCAAATCAATTCTCTGATGCTGCAGGTAATACCAATAACGACGGATCTGATGCCAATAACTCTGTCACCCTCAGTGTTGATACTGTCAGCCCCACCATTGCTATCAGCTCTGATGTCTCCTCTTTAAAAGCTGGTGAAACAGCGGTACTGACATTCAACCTCTCAAAAGCTTCCACCGATTTCGTTGAATCCGACGTCACCGTCTCTGGTGGCTCTCTCTCCAACTGGACCGCTGCTTCCAGCACCGTTTACACAGCTACGTTCACGCCAATAGCAGATAGCACCACAAATGGTGTCGTTTCGGTTGCCAGTTCAAAGTTCTCTGATGCTGCAGGTAATACTAATAACGACGGATCTGATGCCAATAACTCCGTCACCATCACTGTTGATACAACACCAGCTTTAAATTACTCCGAATTAATCGACATCAAGTGGCTGGAAAATAGAGTTTCTGACGACAAGCTTGTTCACTATGCCTTCTATGGCGATGACACCGTAACTTCGGGCAATTATTCTCCTGTGGATCTTAGTGATGGCTGGACATTTTCCCTGACCGGTTACAACCATAGTTCTGAGCAAGAATTATTTATTGATAGCATATTTCAGCGTCTTGATCCATTGCTTTCTATTGACTTTATTCGAGCAGATGATTACCAGCATGCAGATATTATCATTTATCGATCTAGCTATAACTCATACATGAATGATACTCTTGGCTGGTCAAATGAAGGCTTTGGTGGTGGTTTTTGTGGCTATTCTAATAATTGGAGAAAGGAGGTTGTTTGGCGAGATATTTATGAAAACGACTCTTTTTTGTCACTGGAGAAAGGTGTAATCGTTCACGAAATTGGCCATGCTCTAAGCCTTAACCATCCTGGTGGCGATGGATATAACCCTGCCTGGAATCAGGCAGACTCAATTATGTCCTATAACAACGGATATATTGGAAATGGTTTGTATTATGAATGGTATTCAGATTTAGATATTCAGGCTCTTCAGAGCATTTGGGGGGTAGAGGAGGATTCCACCAGGCCCACCATCGCTATTAGCTCTGATGTCTCCTCCCTGCGCGCAGGAGAAACCGCAGCCCTTACGTTCACCCTCTCAGAAGCATCCACTGATTTCGTGGAGTCCGACGTAAGCATTTCTGGTGGATCCCTTTCCAATTGGACTGCTGTCTCAAGCACCGTTTACACCGCCACCTTCAACCCAACAGCCGACAGCACCACAGACGGTGTGATCTCAGTCGCAAGTTCGAAATTTTCCGATGCCGCAGGGAACACCAACAACGACGGAGTTGATGCCAATAACACCGTCACCCTCTCCGTCGACACCGTTAGGCCCACCATTGCCATCACATCTGATGTCTCCTCTTTAAAAGCTGGTGAAACGTCGGCACTGACATTCACCCTCTCAGAAGCCTCCACTAACTTCATCGAATCCGATGTCACCCTCTCCGGTGGATCCCTCTCCAACTGGACCGCTGTCTCCAGCACTGTTTACACAGCTACGTTCACACCAACAGCAGATAGCACCACAAATGGTGTGATCTCAGTCGCAAGTTCGAAATTTTCCAACTCTTCTACCAACAACAATAACGACGGAGATGATGCCAATAACACTGTCACCCTCACTGTTGATACGGTCAGGCCAAGTATTTTAATTTCGGCAGCGACGAGTTCGGTGGAAAGAGGCGGTACTACCACCATTACCTTTACGTTGTCGGAGAAATCATTGAACTTTGGCCTAGAAGACGTAGACGTTAGCAATGGAAAGCTTGTCAGCTGGAGCGAGATTTCCAGTAATAAATATACGGCAGTTTTTGAGCAGTCTGATATTCTTGATGCGGAAATTGTTGTGAGTGCTAATTCGTTTACTGATATAGCTCTTAATCCTAATGTCAATATCGAGCGTCAAGGAATACTTGCCTCAATACCTTATGTATATAGGCTAAGGAATGACATTTCTGGAAAATATCTGTTTTCATCGAATCAAGTAGAAATTGATATAATTACAGGAATGGACTGGACAAACGAGGGCATAGCCTATAAATCTCCACCACAATCCCTAACAAAAACATCATCCCTGCACCGCTACAGCATGAATGGCGAAGGTCATTTTTATACAGCAAATGAATACGAGAAAGGGATTATTGATTCGACTATGAGCTGGCAATATGAAGGAGTAGCTTTTACTGTTTATAGCCACGAGCAAGTGCTACCCGAGGTGAATACAGTAGCTGTAAAGCGTTACCTAAACACCGAATCGAATATCCATTTGTATTCAACCAGCAGCTATGAACAAGGTATTCTGAATGCTTCACCTGAATGGGTTTATGAGGGAATTGCTTGGTACGGCGAGACTGTCTGA
- a CDS encoding DUF3104 domain-containing protein, with amino-acid sequence MCVVITDTDGAWRMADVIWVDGGARNPKVPTLFQVADVDTGVINWINADLVTRICPRV; translated from the coding sequence ATGTGCGTGGTCATCACCGACACGGATGGTGCCTGGCGGATGGCTGATGTGATCTGGGTCGATGGTGGTGCCAGAAACCCCAAAGTTCCAACGTTGTTCCAAGTGGCTGATGTCGATACCGGCGTCATCAACTGGATCAACGCCGACCTGGTGACTCGCATCTGTCCAAGGGTCTGA
- the lexA gene encoding transcriptional repressor LexA, whose product MTRAPQEPLTTAQQELYDWLADYIGTHRHSPSIRQMMQAMGLRSPAPIQSRLRHLQQKGWITWQEGQARTLQLLGDMVGAAGIPVLGAVAAGGLVTAFDDVQEHLDLAPVLETRGLFALTVNGDSMVDSHIADGDVVLMEPVQDPQRLRNGTVVSALVAGSGTTLKHFHRQGATVVLEAANPAYQPIELPAEQVEVQGRLIAVWRQV is encoded by the coding sequence GTGACCCGTGCCCCCCAGGAGCCCCTCACCACTGCTCAGCAAGAGCTTTACGACTGGCTGGCGGACTACATCGGCACCCATCGCCACAGCCCTTCGATCCGCCAGATGATGCAGGCCATGGGACTGCGCTCTCCTGCGCCGATCCAGAGCCGGTTGCGCCATCTTCAGCAGAAGGGATGGATCACCTGGCAGGAAGGTCAGGCGCGCACCTTGCAGCTTTTGGGTGACATGGTGGGTGCCGCCGGGATTCCCGTGCTGGGCGCCGTTGCCGCCGGTGGCCTTGTGACGGCTTTCGATGATGTTCAGGAGCATCTCGACCTGGCGCCGGTGCTGGAGACCCGTGGCCTGTTTGCCCTGACGGTGAATGGTGACTCGATGGTCGACTCCCACATCGCTGATGGGGATGTGGTGTTGATGGAGCCGGTGCAGGATCCGCAGCGGCTGCGCAACGGCACGGTGGTGAGTGCTCTGGTGGCCGGCAGTGGCACCACACTCAAGCATTTCCATCGCCAGGGGGCGACGGTGGTGCTGGAAGCTGCCAACCCTGCTTATCAACCGATTGAGCTTCCCGCCGAGCAGGTGGAGGTGCAGGGTCGCTTGATTGCAGTGTGGCGGCAGGTCTGA
- the argF gene encoding ornithine carbamoyltransferase translates to MATASAGVAAVLSPLRGRDFLSSADCSAEETAALLDLAAQLKSGDRRIDLGNRVLGLIFSKASTRTRVSFQVAMARLGGQTVDLNPSVTQLGRGEPLEDTARVLSRYCDVLAIRTFAQQELVDYAHWASVPVINALTDLEHPCQALADFLTMQEAHGALPGQTLAYVGDGNNVAHSLMLGGALLGVNVRIGCPEGFEPLPGVLEQAQSLAKHGASIEVVNDPREAVVGAQAVYTDVWASMGQEAEQVQREQAFAGFCVDQALMEQTAADAIVLHCLPAHRGEEISAEVMEGTASRIFDQAENRLHAQQALLAVLMGGL, encoded by the coding sequence ATGGCTACCGCTTCTGCGGGCGTTGCTGCTGTCCTTTCTCCGCTGCGCGGACGTGACTTCCTCTCTTCTGCGGATTGTTCTGCCGAGGAAACAGCAGCGCTGCTGGATCTGGCTGCACAACTGAAGAGCGGCGATCGTCGAATCGATCTCGGCAATCGTGTGCTGGGTCTGATCTTCAGCAAGGCCTCCACCCGAACCCGTGTGAGTTTTCAGGTGGCCATGGCACGCCTCGGCGGCCAGACGGTGGATCTCAATCCTTCCGTCACTCAGCTCGGTCGCGGCGAGCCGCTGGAAGACACGGCCAGGGTCCTCAGCCGTTACTGCGATGTGCTGGCGATTCGCACCTTCGCTCAGCAGGAACTGGTGGACTACGCCCACTGGGCCTCGGTGCCGGTGATCAATGCCCTCACCGATCTGGAGCATCCCTGTCAGGCCCTGGCCGACTTCCTCACCATGCAGGAAGCCCATGGCGCCCTTCCTGGTCAGACCCTGGCCTATGTGGGCGATGGCAACAACGTGGCCCACTCCCTGATGCTGGGCGGTGCGTTGCTGGGGGTGAATGTGCGGATCGGCTGCCCCGAGGGCTTCGAGCCCTTGCCGGGCGTGCTTGAGCAGGCCCAATCCCTGGCAAAGCACGGTGCCTCGATTGAGGTGGTGAATGACCCCCGTGAGGCAGTGGTGGGTGCCCAGGCCGTTTACACCGACGTTTGGGCCTCCATGGGCCAGGAGGCCGAACAGGTTCAGCGGGAGCAGGCCTTTGCTGGATTCTGTGTGGATCAAGCCCTGATGGAGCAGACGGCAGCCGATGCGATCGTTCTGCACTGTCTGCCGGCCCACCGCGGTGAGGAGATCAGCGCCGAGGTGATGGAGGGCACGGCGAGCCGCATCTTTGATCAGGCGGAAAACCGCCTGCATGCGCAGCAGGCTCTGTTGGCGGTTTTGATGGGTGGTCTGTGA